In Wolinella succinogenes DSM 1740, a single genomic region encodes these proteins:
- a CDS encoding Fe-S-containing hydro-lyase, with product MSHAIKITAPFDKETAKKLKAGDNVLISGTIIAARDAAHKALTEALARGETLPVDLQNETIYYLGPSPAKPGEVIGAAGPTTSGRMDKYTPTILDLGVSGMVGKGYRSKEVIESIKKNGAVYMVAIGGAGALIAKSIKKYEVLAYPELGPEAVARLTVEDFPAIVAIDSEGNNFYEMGQKPYAKI from the coding sequence ATGTCACACGCTATTAAAATCACTGCACCCTTTGACAAAGAGACCGCGAAAAAACTAAAAGCTGGCGACAATGTCCTGATCAGCGGAACCATCATCGCTGCTAGAGATGCCGCCCACAAGGCCCTCACTGAGGCGCTCGCTAGAGGTGAGACACTTCCTGTTGATCTCCAAAATGAGACCATCTACTATCTAGGTCCAAGCCCCGCAAAGCCCGGCGAAGTGATCGGTGCTGCAGGCCCCACCACCAGTGGACGGATGGATAAATACACCCCCACAATTCTTGATCTTGGCGTGAGTGGAATGGTCGGCAAAGGCTATCGCTCCAAAGAGGTGATCGAATCCATCAAGAAAAATGGTGCGGTTTATATGGTCGCTATCGGTGGCGCTGGAGCACTAATCGCTAAGTCCATTAAAAAATATGAAGTTCTCGCCTATCCAGAGCTTGGACCTGAGGCGGTGGCTCGATTGACTGTGGAAGATTTCCCTGCAATTGTGGCGATCGATTCTGAGGGCAACAATTTCTATGAAATGGGTCAAAAACCCTACGCGAAAATCTAG
- a CDS encoding major outer membrane protein, whose amino-acid sequence MKLAKISLAAAVALGALSTASFAQPLEEAIKGVDVSGYLRYRYNDDRYSDRNNVKDASETSATHQYKVKADFKTPVVNNVAFNLGILYHNDQATTNRGSGTTPGQGTEQFFGTGLGAGEDGNFGVSTFYATYTPDSTKTTVMIGKQLLNTPVTNAGDEDRGTGILALNSDIPNWTFAAGAFDTFAINDLMKGYIGNERSVTKGLYTLAALANYGDFTAQAWAFAIEDVVKNLFFVELAYKYSMFGIKGQYAYAALDNGDNGLYGKNYLGAGDELAKKNSLYTIEATVDYKPVDFKLGYIGSGNDGYSVSLDDEGKFSKAGKLWWQNNATGVSISALPLGSKALPGKDEEDELTVVYVDLGYKVLDNLRLNIEYVDGEAKFKSPGVANDKREFTELTPGFNYQYSKNLNLSGYYAMLKTDTNTPGEEDEKRNRARLQALYKF is encoded by the coding sequence ATGAAACTAGCAAAAATCAGTCTAGCTGCTGCAGTAGCGCTTGGCGCGCTCTCTACAGCGAGCTTCGCACAGCCCCTCGAAGAAGCCATCAAAGGCGTAGATGTAAGCGGATACCTCCGATATCGATACAATGATGATCGATACAGCGACAGAAACAATGTGAAAGATGCATCTGAAACGAGTGCGACTCATCAATACAAAGTGAAAGCGGACTTCAAAACCCCCGTAGTGAACAATGTCGCTTTCAACTTGGGAATCCTCTACCACAACGATCAAGCAACCACTAACAGGGGAAGTGGAACAACACCCGGTCAAGGAACAGAGCAGTTCTTCGGAACAGGTCTTGGTGCGGGCGAGGATGGCAACTTCGGTGTGAGCACCTTCTATGCAACCTACACTCCAGATAGCACCAAAACAACCGTCATGATCGGTAAACAGCTCCTCAACACTCCTGTAACCAACGCAGGCGATGAAGATAGAGGAACAGGTATTCTTGCTCTCAACAGCGATATCCCCAATTGGACCTTCGCTGCAGGTGCTTTTGATACCTTTGCCATCAATGACCTTATGAAGGGCTACATAGGCAATGAGAGATCAGTCACTAAAGGGCTTTACACTCTCGCTGCTTTGGCTAACTATGGTGATTTCACTGCTCAAGCATGGGCATTCGCTATCGAAGATGTCGTTAAAAATCTCTTCTTCGTAGAACTTGCTTATAAATACAGCATGTTTGGCATCAAGGGTCAGTATGCTTATGCTGCACTTGATAATGGCGACAATGGTCTCTATGGCAAGAATTATCTTGGAGCTGGAGATGAATTGGCCAAGAAAAACTCTCTATACACCATTGAAGCAACAGTAGACTACAAGCCTGTTGACTTTAAACTCGGCTACATCGGCTCTGGAAACGATGGCTACAGCGTCTCCCTAGATGATGAAGGTAAATTCAGCAAAGCGGGTAAACTCTGGTGGCAAAATAACGCTACTGGTGTCTCCATTAGCGCCCTTCCTCTTGGCTCTAAAGCCCTCCCAGGAAAAGATGAAGAAGATGAGTTGACCGTGGTCTATGTTGATCTTGGATACAAAGTCCTTGACAATTTGAGACTAAACATTGAGTATGTGGACGGAGAAGCGAAATTCAAAAGTCCTGGCGTAGCAAATGATAAACGAGAGTTTACTGAGCTTACTCCTGGGTTCAACTATCAATACAGCAAAAATCTTAACCTTTCTGGTTACTATGCAATGCTCAAAACAGATACTAACACACCTGGAGAAGAAGACGAGAAACGAAATAGAGCTCGACTTCAAGCTCTTTATAAGTTCTAA
- the nusA gene encoding transcription termination factor NusA has translation MEKILDIIELIAYEKGLKIDSVAGAVKEAIIITAKKSLDEHIAYDVEIDKKNKTLKLYQKILVCPPGDERLSSDPDNHISITEAKEMDEEVEVGDELRYELSLENMSRSAVNTLYKELEFHIQRLIETQLFEKYKSQVGKIVSGSVVRVDDEGNTFVEIDEIRAFLPKKNRIKGESFKVGNVVGAILKHVSIDRKNGIQIELSRTTPKLLEELLRLEVPEIKDGDVTIEKCARIPGERAKVAISSSSPKIDAVGATVGVKGVRINAVGKELKNENIDCIEYSPIPEMFVARSLSPALISSVKIDGTKAIVTLPSEQKPKAIGKNGINIRLASMLTGYEIELIEQGGVLGIPTASLTQTPKEEKKDISSLASLFKE, from the coding sequence TTGGAAAAAATCTTAGACATCATCGAACTCATCGCTTACGAGAAGGGTCTCAAGATCGATAGCGTCGCGGGCGCCGTCAAAGAAGCCATCATCATCACCGCCAAAAAGAGTCTAGATGAGCATATCGCCTATGATGTAGAGATCGACAAGAAGAACAAGACCCTCAAACTCTATCAGAAGATTCTCGTCTGCCCCCCAGGTGATGAGCGTCTATCTAGCGATCCTGACAACCATATCTCTATCACCGAAGCCAAGGAGATGGATGAAGAGGTCGAAGTGGGTGATGAACTAAGATATGAGTTAAGCCTAGAAAATATGAGCCGAAGCGCCGTGAACACCCTCTACAAAGAGCTTGAATTCCACATCCAAAGACTCATTGAGACCCAGCTTTTTGAAAAATACAAATCCCAAGTAGGGAAGATAGTCTCAGGAAGCGTGGTGAGGGTGGATGATGAGGGGAATACCTTTGTCGAAATTGATGAGATTCGCGCCTTCTTGCCCAAGAAAAATCGAATCAAAGGAGAGAGTTTCAAAGTCGGTAATGTCGTGGGGGCGATTCTCAAGCATGTCTCCATTGATCGCAAAAATGGCATCCAGATCGAGCTCTCCCGCACCACCCCCAAACTCCTTGAAGAGCTGCTCCGCCTTGAAGTACCCGAGATCAAAGATGGAGATGTGACGATCGAAAAATGCGCTCGAATCCCAGGCGAGCGAGCCAAAGTCGCCATCAGCTCCTCTAGCCCCAAGATCGATGCAGTGGGCGCGACCGTGGGGGTCAAAGGAGTGCGAATCAACGCCGTGGGCAAAGAGCTCAAAAATGAAAACATTGACTGTATCGAGTATTCGCCCATCCCTGAAATGTTTGTCGCGCGCTCCCTTTCTCCTGCGCTCATCTCTAGCGTCAAGATCGATGGCACCAAAGCCATCGTCACCCTCCCTAGCGAGCAAAAGCCTAAAGCCATTGGCAAAAACGGCATCAATATTCGCCTCGCCTCCATGCTCACAGGCTATGAAATCGAGCTCATCGAGCAGGGCGGGGTCTTGGGTATCCCTACCGCTTCACTCACCCAAACCCCCAAAGAAGAGAAAAAAGATATCAGCTCACTCGCCTCACTCTTTAAAGAGTGA
- a CDS encoding HP0268 family nuclease, with translation MDIKLARTEIEGKPTKISVEKLEERLEAKGQKIFYFDKDNSHKDMMNLIDYFESKGRSVYFREIRYGLDESDYMYEVHII, from the coding sequence ATGGATATTAAACTAGCACGCACCGAAATAGAGGGAAAGCCCACGAAGATTTCGGTAGAGAAGCTTGAAGAGAGGTTGGAAGCCAAAGGCCAGAAGATCTTCTATTTTGACAAAGACAACTCTCACAAAGACATGATGAATCTCATCGACTATTTCGAGTCCAAAGGGCGTAGCGTCTATTTTCGAGAGATTCGCTATGGGCTAGATGAGAGCGACTATATGTATGAGGTGCACATCATCTAA
- the miaB gene encoding tRNA (N6-isopentenyl adenosine(37)-C2)-methylthiotransferase MiaB: protein MSKKLFIQTLGCAMNVRDSEHMIAELEAKEGYTLTDDPKEADLILINTCSVREKPERKLFSEIGQFSKEKKEEAKIGVCGCTASHLGSEILKKAPSVSFVLGARNVSKISRVIHQEKAVEVATDYDDSSYVFATGSRNDYKAMVNISIGCDKKCAYCIVPHTRGQEISVPSDLILGEARRLASAGVKEILLLGQNVNHYGRRFSSAHPKISFTELLRELSQVEGIERLRFTSPHPLHMDDEFLEEFASNPKICKSIHMPLQSGSTRILSLMRRGYSQEWFINRVERLKALAPETTIGTDIIVGFPGESEEDFLGTMEVLERVRFETLYSFVYSPRPHTEAASWENLVDEEVASERLHRLQARHKEILEELNQKEVGAIHSVLWEHQRRDEGWCEGRTDTGKMVRMKGGEEFLGRITPVRIKEAYRAFLIGEPL, encoded by the coding sequence GTGAGTAAAAAACTTTTCATTCAGACGCTCGGATGCGCGATGAATGTGCGAGATAGTGAGCATATGATCGCTGAGCTTGAAGCCAAAGAGGGCTACACCCTCACTGATGATCCCAAAGAGGCTGATCTCATTCTCATCAATACCTGCAGTGTCCGAGAGAAGCCTGAACGCAAGCTCTTCTCTGAGATCGGACAGTTTAGCAAAGAGAAAAAAGAGGAGGCCAAGATCGGCGTGTGCGGATGCACCGCGAGCCATTTAGGGAGTGAGATTCTTAAAAAGGCACCCAGCGTGAGCTTTGTGCTTGGCGCGCGCAATGTCTCCAAGATTTCGCGAGTGATTCACCAAGAGAAGGCGGTCGAGGTGGCGACAGATTATGATGATAGCAGCTATGTCTTTGCCACAGGAAGCCGAAACGATTACAAGGCGATGGTCAATATCTCCATAGGGTGCGATAAAAAGTGCGCCTATTGCATCGTGCCGCACACTCGCGGGCAAGAGATATCCGTGCCTAGTGATCTGATTTTGGGAGAGGCAAGACGGCTTGCTAGTGCAGGGGTGAAGGAGATTTTGCTTTTGGGGCAGAATGTCAATCACTATGGACGGCGATTCTCTTCGGCTCATCCAAAGATCAGCTTTACCGAGCTTTTGCGCGAGCTTAGCCAAGTGGAGGGAATCGAGCGCCTTCGATTCACTTCGCCCCATCCTCTTCATATGGATGATGAGTTTTTGGAGGAGTTTGCGAGCAATCCCAAGATCTGCAAAAGCATCCATATGCCCCTCCAGAGCGGCTCTACAAGAATCCTCTCGCTCATGAGGCGTGGCTATAGCCAAGAGTGGTTTATCAATCGCGTTGAAAGACTCAAGGCGCTTGCTCCAGAGACGACGATTGGAACGGATATTATCGTAGGATTCCCCGGAGAGAGCGAGGAGGATTTTTTAGGGACGATGGAGGTGCTAGAGAGAGTGCGTTTTGAGACGCTCTATAGCTTTGTCTATTCACCAAGACCTCACACTGAAGCAGCCTCATGGGAGAATCTCGTGGATGAGGAGGTGGCAAGCGAGCGACTTCATCGACTGCAAGCGCGCCACAAAGAGATATTGGAGGAGCTGAATCAAAAAGAGGTCGGCGCGATTCACTCCGTACTCTGGGAGCATCAAAGAAGGGATGAGGGGTGGTGCGAGGGGCGCACGGATACAGGAAAGATGGTGAGGATGAAGGGGGGCGAGGAGTTTTTGGGTAGAATCACTCCCGTGAGAATAAAAGAGGCCTATCGAGCCTTTTTGATAGGAGAGCCGCTATAA
- the rimO gene encoding 30S ribosomal protein S12 methylthiotransferase RimO produces MSKKLHLISLGCTKNLVDSEVMLGRLKSYEITPLIEKADVIIVNTCGFIEAAKQESLSVLFEALERRKKGAILVASGCLSERYHEELLREIPEIDIITGVGDYDKIDQMVRERQGFHSGEVFLASEEQERVITGSSVHAYVKLSEGCNQTCSFCAIPQFKGKLHSRTLESTLKEVKNLIAKGFTDFSFIAQDTSSYLRDRGEKEGLIQLIGALDSLEGIKSARILYLYPSTASAKLIQAIQKSQVVQNYFDMPLQHIAESMLKRMKRGANQKKHKELLERMRQVPHSFVRTTLILGHPGESEEEFEELCRFLEEFRFDRVNLFAYSDEEGTSAHKMEGKLDKRVINARLKRLDKIIQKQHRALLKEMVGQEIPVILEGGSSEHEFFYSARDARWAPEIDGEILINETLLPQPAPGHYWAKITQVAGKQLLATLTRRWEK; encoded by the coding sequence ATGTCAAAAAAACTCCATCTCATCTCTCTAGGCTGCACCAAAAACTTAGTCGATAGCGAAGTGATGCTGGGACGACTCAAAAGTTATGAGATCACCCCTTTAATCGAAAAAGCCGATGTGATCATCGTGAATACTTGTGGATTCATCGAAGCGGCCAAACAAGAGAGTCTATCGGTTCTCTTTGAAGCGCTAGAGCGCCGCAAGAAAGGGGCGATTCTTGTGGCTAGCGGCTGTCTTAGCGAGCGCTACCATGAGGAGCTTTTGAGAGAGATTCCAGAGATTGACATCATCACAGGCGTGGGGGATTACGATAAAATCGATCAGATGGTGAGAGAGCGCCAAGGCTTCCACTCAGGCGAAGTCTTTCTTGCTAGCGAAGAGCAGGAGCGAGTCATCACTGGTTCTAGCGTGCACGCCTATGTGAAGCTAAGCGAAGGGTGCAACCAAACCTGTAGCTTTTGCGCGATTCCTCAATTCAAGGGCAAACTCCACTCCAGAACCCTCGAATCCACCCTCAAAGAGGTGAAAAACCTCATCGCCAAAGGCTTCACCGACTTCTCTTTTATCGCCCAAGACACCAGCTCCTACCTGCGCGATCGCGGCGAAAAAGAGGGGCTCATCCAGCTTATTGGAGCACTTGACTCTCTAGAGGGAATCAAAAGCGCTCGAATCCTCTACCTCTATCCCTCCACCGCCAGCGCCAAACTCATCCAAGCCATACAAAAATCTCAAGTGGTGCAAAACTACTTTGATATGCCCCTCCAGCACATTGCCGAATCGATGCTAAAGAGGATGAAACGCGGAGCCAATCAAAAAAAACACAAAGAGCTCTTAGAGCGAATGCGCCAAGTGCCCCACTCTTTTGTGCGCACCACGCTTATTCTTGGGCATCCAGGCGAGAGCGAAGAGGAGTTTGAGGAGCTTTGTCGCTTTTTAGAAGAGTTTCGATTCGATCGGGTGAATCTCTTTGCCTACTCCGATGAAGAGGGTACAAGCGCCCACAAAATGGAAGGCAAGCTAGACAAAAGGGTGATCAACGCCCGCCTCAAACGCCTTGATAAGATCATCCAAAAACAGCACAGAGCCCTTCTAAAAGAGATGGTAGGGCAAGAGATTCCCGTGATCTTAGAGGGCGGATCGAGTGAACATGAGTTCTTCTATTCCGCTAGAGACGCTCGATGGGCGCCAGAGATTGATGGAGAGATTTTGATCAACGAGACCCTTCTTCCCCAGCCCGCCCCTGGTCACTACTGGGCTAAAATCACCCAAGTCGCAGGCAAACAGCTCCTAGCCACCCTCACGAGGCGATGGGAAAAATAA
- the tilS gene encoding tRNA lysidine(34) synthetase TilS, translating into MGKIIQLQEEERLRQGKNLLGFSGGVDSTALFFLLLEREIPFDIALVNYHQRAQAKEEESYAKELAHRHQKRCFTLSCPLGPSNFEHQARLERYRFFESLIHQEGYARLLLAHHLGDRLEWLLMRLAQGSSLSTLLGFSSREIRLGYELIRPLGEITKEALYDYLHQHQIRYFEDESNRDPKPLRNRFRPLSETLLKEHAQGLLQSFRFLQEEREILYGEDPRIRRDSLFYFPSQERETQNLHLIDLSLKALGYVMSQGERQELLKSGFCVVLKGKVAIGRSERGIFIAPFERVIIPKAQRERLRIAKIPPKVRPYCFMAGIDSLL; encoded by the coding sequence ATGGGAAAAATAATCCAACTCCAAGAGGAAGAGCGACTCCGCCAAGGAAAGAATCTCTTAGGATTCTCAGGAGGGGTTGATTCCACAGCCCTCTTTTTCCTCCTCCTAGAGAGGGAGATTCCCTTTGACATCGCTTTGGTGAATTACCATCAAAGGGCTCAAGCCAAAGAAGAAGAATCATACGCCAAAGAGCTAGCCCATCGCCACCAAAAACGCTGCTTCACTCTCTCTTGCCCTCTTGGCCCCTCCAATTTTGAACACCAAGCACGCCTAGAGCGCTATCGCTTTTTTGAATCCCTCATCCACCAAGAGGGGTATGCACGACTCCTGCTCGCCCATCATCTAGGGGATCGCTTGGAGTGGCTCCTCATGCGACTTGCCCAAGGGAGCTCTCTATCCACCCTTCTTGGCTTCTCATCGCGTGAGATTCGCCTAGGCTATGAGCTCATCCGTCCCCTAGGAGAGATCACCAAAGAGGCGCTTTATGACTACTTGCATCAGCACCAGATTCGCTATTTTGAAGATGAAAGCAATCGCGACCCTAAGCCGCTGCGCAATCGCTTCCGCCCTTTGAGTGAAACTCTCCTCAAGGAGCACGCCCAAGGTCTCCTTCAAAGCTTCCGATTCCTCCAAGAGGAGCGAGAGATTCTCTATGGAGAGGACCCAAGAATTCGCCGCGATTCTCTCTTTTATTTCCCTTCCCAAGAGAGAGAAACCCAAAACCTCCACCTCATCGACCTCTCTTTAAAGGCGCTTGGATATGTGATGAGCCAAGGGGAGCGCCAAGAGCTGTTAAAGAGCGGATTTTGCGTGGTTTTAAAAGGAAAAGTGGCCATTGGCAGGAGTGAGAGGGGAATCTTTATCGCCCCTTTTGAGCGAGTGATTATCCCCAAAGCTCAAAGAGAGAGGCTAAGAATCGCCAAGATTCCTCCCAAAGTGCGCCCCTACTGCTTTATGGCTGGAATCGATTCGCTTTTATAG
- a CDS encoding fumarate hydratase — MRAVTAQAITEAVAKLCKEACYYVTPDMYAAFKKAEETEVSPLGKHILGRIIENADIAKREDMPICQDTGMTVVFVEIGQEVKIEGGYIEDAINAGVAKGYTEGYLRKSVVGEPLFNRANTKDNTPAVIHTRIVPGDKLKLKVCPKGFGSENKSVLKMLVPADGLEGVKKVFLEAVKLAGPNACPPMVIGVGIGGTMEKAAILAKKAAVRSVDSYNEHPDYAQLEKDLLEMACATGVGPQGLGGINTAVKVNIEWYPTHIAGLPVAVNINCHAARHADVTL; from the coding sequence ATGAGAGCAGTCACCGCTCAAGCCATTACAGAGGCTGTCGCAAAACTCTGTAAGGAAGCCTGCTACTATGTCACACCTGATATGTACGCCGCCTTCAAAAAAGCCGAAGAGACGGAGGTTTCACCCCTTGGCAAGCATATTCTAGGAAGAATCATAGAAAACGCTGACATTGCCAAGAGAGAGGATATGCCTATCTGTCAAGACACCGGGATGACAGTCGTCTTTGTAGAAATCGGTCAAGAAGTCAAGATCGAGGGGGGCTACATTGAAGACGCCATCAACGCGGGCGTAGCCAAGGGCTACACTGAGGGCTACCTACGAAAATCTGTCGTTGGCGAACCTCTCTTTAACCGAGCTAACACCAAAGACAACACTCCAGCGGTCATTCACACTCGAATCGTTCCCGGAGATAAACTCAAGCTCAAAGTCTGTCCCAAGGGCTTTGGAAGCGAGAACAAAAGCGTTCTTAAGATGCTTGTTCCCGCCGATGGTCTTGAAGGAGTCAAAAAAGTATTCCTTGAAGCCGTCAAACTCGCTGGTCCTAACGCCTGCCCTCCTATGGTCATTGGTGTAGGCATCGGTGGAACCATGGAAAAAGCGGCGATTCTTGCCAAAAAAGCAGCGGTTCGCTCCGTTGATTCTTATAATGAGCATCCTGACTATGCGCAACTTGAAAAAGACCTGCTAGAGATGGCTTGCGCCACAGGGGTAGGCCCTCAGGGTCTAGGCGGAATCAACACCGCTGTCAAAGTCAACATTGAGTGGTATCCCACTCATATTGCTGGCCTTCCCGTCGCTGTTAACATCAACTGCCACGCCGCTAGACACGCTGACGTCACGCTATAA
- a CDS encoding lysophospholipid acyltransferase family protein: protein MALAILPFLGYCITRLLFWSCKKRFVVSEKISKESSFVVAFWHGELLLQPFLYRQIRAKPRISVMISDHFDGEIIARMIGFFGFKTLRGSSSKGAKRVLLGAIRELEGGGDIAITPDGPRGPYHSVADGIVMISQKTERPIVVFRAFFEEAWQLKSWDKFFIPKPFSRVTLIARDPFDLSGLGLEEAKTLIYAKMTEEIE, encoded by the coding sequence TTGGCGCTGGCTATCTTGCCTTTTTTGGGATACTGCATCACGCGTTTGCTTTTTTGGAGTTGCAAAAAACGCTTCGTGGTGAGTGAGAAAATCTCTAAAGAGAGCTCCTTTGTCGTGGCGTTTTGGCATGGAGAGCTGTTGCTTCAGCCCTTTTTGTATCGTCAAATCAGAGCTAAGCCAAGAATCTCGGTGATGATTAGTGACCATTTTGATGGAGAGATTATCGCACGAATGATTGGTTTTTTTGGCTTCAAGACTTTGCGAGGCTCAAGCAGCAAGGGGGCTAAGCGAGTGCTTCTTGGGGCCATTAGAGAGCTAGAAGGAGGAGGGGATATTGCCATCACGCCTGATGGACCTAGGGGACCCTACCATAGCGTGGCGGATGGAATCGTGATGATCTCTCAAAAGACGGAGCGTCCTATTGTGGTCTTTCGAGCCTTTTTTGAGGAGGCGTGGCAGCTAAAGAGTTGGGATAAGTTTTTTATCCCCAAGCCCTTCTCTAGGGTGACGCTCATTGCGCGGGATCCTTTTGATCTATCAGGGCTTGGCCTAGAGGAGGCTAAAACACTCATTTATGCCAAGATGACCGAGGAGATAGAGTGA
- a CDS encoding major outer membrane protein — protein sequence MKLAKISLAAAVALGALSTASFAQPLEEAIKGVDVSGMLRYRYTDDRFKNASHASGDNNTDAKHAWRVNADFKTPVVNNVAFNLGIVYNNSNNTNKGSGTEPGQGTEQFFGTGLGAGEDGKFGVATFYATITPSSTNTVINVGKMRLDTPVTDALDDRGTGIIALNSDLPHWTFAGVALDTWALDDVNAPGTTSVTKGLYSVAALANYGDFNAQVWYFNVTDALKSLIFTELSYKYDFFSIKGQYAYSDLENGDSGLFGKNYLGAGNALPNKNALYTLEAGVSFAPVSARVGYIGSDKDGYKVSFDNQGTYSMGGKIWNDLSITGVNYSPVSEAPVAGEKRELEVFYGAVDVDVTDTLALGLEYVKGENKITDAAGSDKVKFQEITPTVTYQYSKNLTLSSYYAMLKVKNDSLKNNPGYADAKQNELRFEALYKF from the coding sequence ATGAAACTAGCAAAAATCAGCCTCGCGGCTGCAGTAGCACTCGGCGCGCTCTCTACAGCGAGCTTCGCCCAACCCCTCGAAGAGGCGATCAAAGGTGTGGATGTCAGCGGTATGCTTCGATACCGATACACCGATGATCGATTCAAAAACGCTAGCCATGCCAGTGGCGATAACAACACTGACGCTAAGCACGCATGGAGAGTCAACGCTGACTTCAAAACCCCAGTGGTGAACAATGTAGCCTTTAACCTTGGTATTGTCTATAACAATAGCAACAACACTAACAAGGGAAGCGGAACAGAACCCGGTCAAGGAACAGAGCAGTTCTTTGGAACAGGTCTTGGTGCGGGTGAGGATGGCAAGTTTGGCGTGGCCACTTTCTACGCGACCATCACCCCCTCTAGCACCAACACCGTGATCAATGTGGGTAAAATGAGACTTGACACTCCCGTGACTGACGCTCTAGATGACCGAGGCACAGGGATTATCGCTCTTAATAGCGACCTGCCCCACTGGACATTCGCGGGTGTAGCCCTTGATACATGGGCACTCGATGATGTGAATGCACCCGGAACAACTTCTGTCACCAAGGGTCTATATTCTGTAGCCGCTCTAGCCAACTATGGTGATTTCAATGCTCAGGTTTGGTATTTCAATGTAACAGACGCGCTCAAAAGCTTGATCTTCACCGAGCTATCCTACAAATATGACTTCTTCAGCATCAAGGGTCAGTATGCCTACAGCGATCTTGAAAATGGCGACAGCGGTCTCTTTGGTAAAAACTACCTAGGAGCTGGCAATGCTCTACCCAACAAAAACGCCCTCTACACACTCGAAGCAGGCGTGAGCTTCGCTCCTGTGAGTGCAAGAGTGGGCTATATCGGCTCTGACAAAGATGGCTACAAAGTCTCTTTTGACAACCAAGGCACCTACAGCATGGGGGGCAAAATTTGGAACGACCTAAGCATCACAGGCGTGAACTATAGCCCCGTCTCCGAAGCTCCTGTTGCGGGCGAAAAAAGAGAGTTAGAGGTGTTCTATGGCGCTGTGGATGTGGATGTGACCGATACATTGGCTCTAGGCCTAGAGTATGTCAAGGGTGAAAACAAAATCACCGATGCGGCTGGCTCTGACAAAGTCAAATTCCAAGAGATCACCCCTACCGTGACCTACCAATATAGCAAAAATCTCACCCTCTCTTCCTATTATGCAATGCTTAAAGTGAAAAACGATAGCCTAAAAAACAATCCTGGCTACGCTGATGCCAAGCAAAATGAACTTCGATTTGAGGCGCTTTACAAGTTTTAA